The genomic window CATATTAATGGGGATGACCCATAACAAACAACTTTTTTAAATTGCTTATAATGATAAAACATATTACACTAAAAACACAAAGAAATCATAAGTTCGGACCTTAAAGGCAATATTgctataaaaatattgttaaaatggACAACCCGACAATAAAAGAAACatgaaaataaccaaaaaaataaaaatacttaaaacGGCTCATTTGTTTTCTATTTCACAAGGATTGTTACCGACTTGATATGCTTAAAATGACCATGGGATAACATAGGGCTCTTATTTCTTTCAGTTGCCAAATTATCATTTAGCTTAAATGAAAAACAGTACAAAGGAAAATATAGATCAGCAACACTAAACTAGATTCCTCATTTAGCTAGTTGCTAATAATGGCCGCAAAGGATATAACatgttaaatattatattacaaaGCCTTAGATGGAGGAACACCACGCCGTGTCCACATGGTTAGGGCTCCATTCATGGTCATATTTTGAATGCATCTGCGACAAAGCGATCACATAGTCcattatatatttatgttgtgCCAACTGACCGTTCAAATATGATGCATTTCTGAAAATCATCAGTTCAAATACGTTTATATATGTATCAAATTTGCCCTGGATTTCCTAGGTTCAAAGCCCATTTATTGCATAAAGACAACACAGGCATGCAAGAGAAAAAAATTACCGGTTACCTTTTCCATCAGTAGTAAGGCGGGGAATCTTTGCAACATTTTCAATGGAGCTGCACTCAAGAGGCATGCGGTGTGCTTCTGCTTGGGGAGAATAATATGGTTCACTTTGTTTCAACTGCTCATTTGAAAACTGATCTCCCACTTGATTTAAGTAGATGTCTAAGGTCGGAGATGAAGACATTGCCAACTTTCTCTTGTTCTTAAACCTTCATCTAACAGGGGTATGAGAAACAAACAGCAAAGCAAACTAGATTGTACAAGTATTTGATTCTAATGTACGACGTATTTGCCATGAAAGATACCTGTCTTTCTTCTTCTCAAGATATCTATGCACCAATGCTTTTCTGCTAGTAGGTCCTTCTGGAAGCAAGTTACAAAAATGAATACTTAAAGCCAATAGGGGTGAAAATGAAGTTATCATCATAGCATAAAGGATACCAAAACATCTTTTATATTGAGTGAAAACCATCATAACAACATAGCCTTTTATTCCTGCCATGAAAGTACATCAGTTTTGTCCCACTGATGTTTATACACAAAACAATACAAAACCAgcttccaaaaaataaaatacccCTCATTGTCCTACTTCACTTTTGGAATTAAAAAAGGTCCAGACATGGGCGGCAAAAAATTGAGGGCACAAGATAAAAGCTGAATCTGTAACAAACCTACACTCCAGGTTGGAAAGGACCTTAACCAGCTAAGCCAACAGATAAAAGTTTACTACATTAGTTAGCAGGTCAGGCACGCATCTCTTTAGATTTATCAAGGTTCCACCACAGTGGTTATGTCATGGTCCAGAATCAATTAGTTCATCCTGGTGGCACACCATCTAAAAAACACCATATCCTATTTCACATCAAATTAAACGAGAAACAAGAAATAATCATAGGCCATGACCCAAAAACTGTATGTCAAATACCAGAAATCTCTATTCAAGCAGACAAGCAACTGAAATATAGCTTtctaataaattgtaaaatttgtattCTATCATGCCTATTCCAGGAAAAAGTTTTATTTGAACACCAGTTCTTGCCTATGATCAAAGTCTATTGAAGCTTATTTATTTGACCAGATGAGTAACAAGGAAAAGAAGTTCGGAAGTTGCTCTAGGTTACAACCAACAGAAATGATTTGACACAGGAAGGAAACAAGGGATAGAGGGAGGAAAGGAGTTTGGGGCACCTGGAGGCTGGTTCTATTGTATTAACATCATTATGAAGATGATAAGGGAAGGCAAAAGGGTCCTAATGTGCATGAAAACTACAAACAAGATCAAGTTTCAATCACAAGTCATTAATCAAGGATTAGCAACACAGCTGCATCTCTGTTGTTCAATTACTTAAGTTCATTATTCAAAAGAGAAGCCTTAATGGGGAAAAAAAATTACAGGTTCTATAGCAAAAAGTTTAAACCTAACCCAACACCAAAACAAAATACAGCTAATGAGTATTCATGGCAAAACCATCATCCATAGCCATTAATCAGAGGAGAGGTGCTAAACATGTAAAGAaggaaattatgaaattttgcgAGACAATTAGAAGGAAGTATTTACCAAGGCTGTCTTCAAGAGATGCATTGCTCTCTTCTCGAGGAAATTGACAGTTTTCTGCCAGATTTAcagcaaaaaagaaagaaagaaagaggcaCGTCAAGAATCAATAGAGGATTATCTTCGAAAATAACATGGTTCATTATAAACTGAAACAGATTCATCCAAGAAAAAAAATGTATGCTTATTTGCTTATTACTCCTTTTTACCACTCTAAGTCACACAAACTCCACATGGACTTAGAAGGGAAATGAAGCCGAAGTTAAAAAGGCACCTAAACCAACCCAAAATCCTACCTGTTTGCTGAGGTGGCAATATAACCATTTGTGAACATGGGGTTGTTTTGACACTTGCAGCCTGTGAATGGCATGGAATGGACCATGGTGTGGACCTTTGATCAGCTAGAATTTCGTGAGGAAATGAGACTGGGCTTGCAGCAAGCTGCATGATTGCTTCAGCCTGCAAAACCATTGTAAGTCAATATGACAACACTTATTTATAGTGAGATAACCCATATAACATCTGAACTATTAAGAAAAGAATATAGATAACCTTACAACCAGGCATATCATCATAGACATTCACTTTCCCACAGTAAAAGATTGTCATCTGTCCTGCTGGCTCTTTTGCTGCACCTGCAATTCTGGGCAGTTGGAAAATTTTCACTCTTAGAACCTCAATCGGCAACATCAACTAAGCCAAACCGGTAATATGACATATTCCTTAAAAGAAATGCTCAAGATAAGTCTACATCAAGCCCaa from Gossypium hirsutum isolate 1008001.06 chromosome D12, Gossypium_hirsutum_v2.1, whole genome shotgun sequence includes these protein-coding regions:
- the LOC107930689 gene encoding protein TIFY 4B isoform X7, whose product is MSPGETVSRSPLDKPLNQLTEDDISQVTREDCRRYLKEKGMRRPSWNKSQAIQQVISLKTLLETTSDSDAVEARKKLYPPCPEYPPRVVSDSNVLPREMTPNNGILVPVSESVPCPLSNPSKSDFSGDNSGRTVISGNDSVSPRIAGAAKEPAGQMTIFYCGKVNVYDDMPGCKAEAIMQLAASPVSFPHEILADQRSTPWSIPCHSQAASVKTTPCSQMVILPPQQTENCQFPREESNASLEDSLGPTSRKALVHRYLEKKKDRFKNKRKLAMSSSPTLDIYLNQVGDQFSNEQLKQSEPYYSPQAEAHRMPLECSSIENVAKIPRLTTDGKDAFKI
- the LOC107930689 gene encoding protein TIFY 4B isoform X6; the encoded protein is MSPGETVSRSPLDKPLNQLTEDDISQVTREDCRRYLKEKGMRRPSWNKSQAIQQVISLKTLLETTSDSDAVEARKKLYPPCPEYPPRVVSDSNVLPREMTPNNGILVPVSESVPCPLSNPSKSDFSGDNSGRTVISGNDSVSPRIAGAAKEPAGQMTIFYCGKVNVYDDMPGCKAEAIMQLAASPVSFPHEILADQRSTPWSIPCHSQAASVKTTPCSQMVILPPQQTENCQFPREESNASLEDSLEGPTSRKALVHRYLEKKKDRFKNKRKLAMSSSPTLDIYLNQVGDQFSNEQLKQSEPYYSPQAEAHRMPLECSSIENVAKIPRLTTDGKEMHHI
- the LOC107930689 gene encoding protein TIFY 4B isoform X3, encoding MSPGETVSRSPLDKPLNQLTEDDISQVTREDCRRYLKEKGMRRPSWNKSQAIQQVISLKTLLETTSDSDAVEARKKLYPPCPEYPPRVVSDSNVLPREMTPNNGILVPVSESVPCPLSNPSKSDFSGDNSGRTVISGNDSVSPRIAGAAKEPAGQMTIFYCGKVNVYDDMPGCKAEAIMQLAASPVSFPHEILADQRSTPWSIPCHSQAASVKTTPCSQMVILPPQQTENCQFPREESNASLEDSLGPTSRKALVHRYLEKKKDRFKNKRKLAMSSSPTLDIYLNQVGDQFSNEQLKQSEPYYSPQAEAHRMPLECSSIENVAKIPRLTTDGKGNRCIQNMTMNGALTMWTRRGVPPSKAL
- the LOC107930689 gene encoding protein TIFY 4B isoform X4, producing MSPGETVSRSPLDKPLNQLTEDDISQVTREDCRRYLKEKGMRRPSWNKSQAIQQVISLKTLLETTSDSDAVEARKKLYPPCPEYPPRVRVVSDSNVLPREMTPNNGILVPVSESVPCPLSNPSKSDFSGDNSGRTVISGNDSVSPRIAGAAKEPAGQMTIFYCGKVNVYDDMPGCKAEAIMQLAASPVSFPHEILADQRSTPWSIPCHSQAASVKTTPCSQMVILPPQQTENCQFPREESNASLEDSLEGPTSRKALVHRYLEKKKDRFKNKRKLAMSSSPTLDIYLNQVGDQFSNEQLKQSEPYYSPQAEAHRMPLECSSIENVAKIPRLTTDGKDAFKI
- the LOC107930689 gene encoding protein TIFY 4B isoform X2, whose amino-acid sequence is MSPGETVSRSPLDKPLNQLTEDDISQVTREDCRRYLKEKGMRRPSWNKSQAIQQVISLKTLLETTSDSDAVEARKKLYPPCPEYPPRVVSDSNVLPREMTPNNGILVPVSESVPCPLSNPSKSDFSGDNSGRTVISGNDSVSPRIAGAAKEPAGQMTIFYCGKVNVYDDMPGCKAEAIMQLAASPVSFPHEILADQRSTPWSIPCHSQAASVKTTPCSQMVILPPQQTENCQFPREESNASLEDSLEGPTSRKALVHRYLEKKKDRFKNKRKLAMSSSPTLDIYLNQVGDQFSNEQLKQSEPYYSPQAEAHRMPLECSSIENVAKIPRLTTDGKGNRCIQNMTMNGALTMWTRRGVPPSKAL
- the LOC107930689 gene encoding protein TIFY 4B isoform X1, with amino-acid sequence MSPGETVSRSPLDKPLNQLTEDDISQVTREDCRRYLKEKGMRRPSWNKSQAIQQVISLKTLLETTSDSDAVEARKKLYPPCPEYPPRVRVVSDSNVLPREMTPNNGILVPVSESVPCPLSNPSKSDFSGDNSGRTVISGNDSVSPRIAGAAKEPAGQMTIFYCGKVNVYDDMPGCKAEAIMQLAASPVSFPHEILADQRSTPWSIPCHSQAASVKTTPCSQMVILPPQQTENCQFPREESNASLEDSLEGPTSRKALVHRYLEKKKDRFKNKRKLAMSSSPTLDIYLNQVGDQFSNEQLKQSEPYYSPQAEAHRMPLECSSIENVAKIPRLTTDGKGNRCIQNMTMNGALTMWTRRGVPPSKAL
- the LOC107930689 gene encoding protein TIFY 4B isoform X5, which produces MSPGETVSRSPLDKPLNQLTEDDISQVTREDCRRYLKEKGMRRPSWNKSQAIQQVISLKTLLETTSDSDAVEARKKLYPPCPEYPPRVVSDSNVLPREMTPNNGILVPVSESVPCPLSNPSKSDFSGDNSGRTVISGNDSVSPRIAGAAKEPAGQMTIFYCGKVNVYDDMPGCKAEAIMQLAASPVSFPHEILADQRSTPWSIPCHSQAASVKTTPCSQMVILPPQQTENCQFPREESNASLEDSLEGPTSRKALVHRYLEKKKDRFKNKRKLAMSSSPTLDIYLNQVGDQFSNEQLKQSEPYYSPQAEAHRMPLECSSIENVAKIPRLTTDGKDAFKI